In Lentimicrobiaceae bacterium, the DNA window AATATTCGGCAGAGAAAGCAATCCATTTGCCATCAGGAGATATTTTGGGGAAAAGTTCGAGCCCCTCGTGTGAGGTAAGCCTGCGCGCATTTCCGCCTGTGGCCTCAACAGTCCATATGTCGCCTGCATATACAAAGGCAATGAGGTTTTTATTGATGTCGGGAAACCGCAGTAAACGCGCGTCGTTTTGGCCTTTCACTCCTGTTGAAATGCAGAGGAGCAGAGTGAAAGCCAGAATTTTATAAAAGTGGTTTTTCATAGGTGGTTGGTTAAAAAAAAGTCGCAAGTTAAACGGTATGCGTTAATCTGAAGGTTAAAAGATGTTAAAAATGTGAATTTTCATTGACAGCTTGGGCCAGCCCCGAAAAAAACAGGTCATTTTTCTGCAAAAAGAGCAGAAATTTCTGATTATGCTGATTAAACAGGTGGCTGATTTAAGATAAGCCAGTATAAACCTATTTCTTTTACAGCAGTTATAAAACTGGCAAAGTCAACAGGCTTTACTATATAACTGTTTACACCAAATTTGTAACTTTCCACAATGTCGCGGTCTTCTTTCGAAGAGGTGAGGATGACAACCGGAACAGTTTTGGTCATTTCATTTGTTTTGATTTCCTGTAATACTTCCAGCCCGTCAATTTTTGGCAGCTTGAGATCAAGGAGTATCAGCCTGGG includes these proteins:
- a CDS encoding response regulator — translated: MNEFNDTDILLVEDNPDDAELTIRALKKNNLANNLVHVWDGEQAFDYLFARNKFAGRNKEILPRLILLDLKLPKIDGLEVLQEIKTNEMTKTVPVVILTSSKEDRDIVESYKFGVNSYIVKPVDFASFITAVKEIGLYWLILNQPPV